A genome region from Elusimicrobiota bacterium includes the following:
- a CDS encoding prepilin-type N-terminal cleavage/methylation domain-containing protein, whose product MKRITKKGFTLIELMIVVAIIGILAAIAIPKFADLITKSKESSAKGSLGSLRGSLTIYYSDKEGIWPNSAAAGSLSDLVPTYIERIPFISLPAQGSFTGHVTLSDAVTGTAGDSSGWFYNRLNGVLNINCTHRDTKNSIWNTW is encoded by the coding sequence ATGAAACGAATAACAAAAAAAGGGTTCACGCTCATCGAACTGATGATCGTGGTCGCCATCATTGGGATCTTGGCCGCCATCGCCATTCCCAAGTTCGCTGACCTCATCACGAAATCAAAAGAAAGTTCAGCGAAAGGAAGTTTGGGAAGCCTCCGCGGATCTCTCACCATTTACTACTCTGATAAAGAGGGTATTTGGCCCAATAGTGCGGCGGCAGGATCCTTGTCTGATCTGGTCCCCACTTACATTGAAAGAATCCCGTTCATCTCACTCCCAGCCCAGGGCAGTTTTACTGGGCACGTGACTCTTTCCGATGCCGTGACTGGCACCGCCGGGGATTCCAGTGGTTGGTTTTACAATAGACTTAACGGGGTCTTGAATATCAATTGCACGCACAGAGATACGAAGAATTCCATATGGAACACCTGGTAG
- the ltrA gene encoding group II intron reverse transcriptase/maturase, whose translation MERVVEEGNVQAAVRRVKRNKGSPGIDGMNGKDLPHSLRENWERLRQELLTGNYRPQAVKRVEIPKPNGGIRQLGIPVVVDRMIQQMVLNVLQPMIDPTFSEHSYGFRPGGSAHQAVKAARCYVQEGRRWVVDVDLEKFFDGVNHDILMSRLAKRIEDKRMLGLIRRYLTAGMMAEGVVVRREEGTPQGGPLSPLLANVLLDEVDKELEKRGHVFARCADDGNVYVRTERAGKDVMETLELLYAKLRLKVNTTKSRVTRVWDRQFLGYGLWVAKGKEVKHRVGAKALKAMKERVREITSRNGGQSLGQVAGRLKEYLPGWKNYFQLAETPGVFAGLDQWISHRLRMVRLKQWKRGSTVYRERKALGISQRALGSAIARPRSWWKTAGSQGLHIALPNTYFKSLGVPRLAEG comes from the coding sequence ATGGAACGGGTGGTCGAAGAAGGGAACGTGCAGGCCGCCGTAAGGCGGGTGAAGAGGAACAAGGGCAGTCCCGGCATCGACGGGATGAATGGGAAGGATCTTCCGCATTCCCTGAGGGAGAACTGGGAACGGCTCCGGCAAGAGCTATTGACGGGGAACTACCGACCTCAAGCGGTGAAGCGGGTGGAGATACCGAAACCGAACGGGGGAATTCGACAATTGGGGATTCCTGTCGTAGTGGATCGGATGATCCAACAGATGGTCCTGAACGTTCTACAACCGATGATTGATCCGACGTTTTCGGAGCACAGCTACGGGTTCCGACCCGGAGGGAGCGCGCACCAAGCGGTGAAAGCGGCGCGGTGTTACGTCCAGGAAGGACGGCGATGGGTGGTGGACGTGGATTTGGAGAAGTTTTTCGACGGCGTGAACCACGACATCCTGATGTCCCGGCTGGCAAAGAGGATCGAGGACAAACGAATGCTGGGGTTGATCCGCCGATACCTGACGGCTGGGATGATGGCCGAAGGTGTGGTGGTGAGGCGGGAAGAAGGGACGCCGCAAGGAGGGCCCCTCTCTCCGCTTCTGGCAAACGTGCTCCTGGACGAAGTGGACAAAGAGCTGGAGAAACGCGGACATGTCTTTGCGCGCTGTGCGGATGACGGGAATGTGTACGTCCGAACCGAGCGAGCGGGAAAAGATGTGATGGAGACGCTTGAGCTCCTCTACGCGAAACTCCGACTGAAGGTCAACACGACCAAGAGCCGAGTCACACGGGTGTGGGACAGGCAATTTCTGGGCTACGGTTTATGGGTGGCCAAGGGAAAGGAAGTCAAACACCGCGTGGGAGCCAAAGCCTTGAAGGCGATGAAGGAGCGCGTAAGGGAAATCACCTCACGCAACGGAGGCCAGAGCCTTGGCCAGGTGGCGGGACGACTGAAGGAGTATCTGCCAGGGTGGAAGAACTATTTCCAACTAGCGGAAACCCCAGGCGTCTTCGCGGGACTGGACCAATGGATCAGCCACCGGCTACGGATGGTGCGTCTGAAGCAGTGGAAGCGGGGAAGCACGGTTTACCGAGAACGGAAGGCGTTGGGGATCAGCCAACGGGCTTTGGGGTCGGCGATCGCGCGACCGCGGAGCTGGTGGAAGACCGCCGGAAGTCAGGGACTCCACATTGCTTTGCCGAACACCTACTTTAAAAGCCTGGGCGTTCCGCGCCTGGCCGAAGGATAA